One window of Marinomonas primoryensis genomic DNA carries:
- a CDS encoding MbcA/ParS/Xre antitoxin family protein, whose amino-acid sequence MTFKTKNDDPRRLKLYLSIEEMVVGLLHHSSSSYELQELLGIVKTFEKYRDNHSCVVAGQIDVLRVYIHAAKVYESVELANEWMHSRIVALGGHIPASLLETDDGRKAVRQTLRKIEFGEYA is encoded by the coding sequence ATGACGTTCAAAACAAAAAATGATGATCCAAGGCGACTCAAATTGTATTTGAGCATTGAAGAGATGGTAGTCGGTTTGCTTCACCATTCATCCAGTAGTTATGAGTTACAAGAATTATTGGGTATTGTTAAAACCTTTGAAAAGTATCGCGATAATCATTCGTGTGTGGTTGCCGGTCAGATTGATGTGTTGAGAGTATATATCCATGCAGCTAAAGTTTATGAATCAGTTGAGCTTGCTAATGAGTGGATGCATTCAAGAATAGTTGCATTAGGTGGACATATACCTGCATCACTTCTTGAAACCGATGATGGTCGTAAAGCGGTTCGGCAAACGTTACGAAAAATAGAGTTTGGAGAGTATGCGTAA
- a CDS encoding IS4 family transposase, producing MHKTRRKALSACVLSLAQGNLCTVTNIGRGIQSKAYEKHRIKRSDRLLSNPNLHREALSIYAYICRLFVIQTRPIISVDWSDLDARGQHFLIRASMAFEGRSITLYEEVHDKLTKEKPKTHRQFLSVLKALIPSKAKPIIVTDAGYKTPWLDEVVKQGWDYVGRVRRPRKYYDYSLQAWRCISTLFSSANQKPKHLELKHRQSSPITNQFVLYKSSPKGRHSINQKGKRRASLSSLTAARGAKEPWLLVSSLPVNRLFAKRCVRAYETRMQIEEGFRDMKSSRFGLGFELNFTSKIERLSNLILLTTVTALLLVLIGKVIELTGYAKRFQVNTLRKRRVLSHFYLGKRAIMTRFQIPKKEWQDGIRQLVQQLKQGAYS from the coding sequence ATGCATAAAACTCGACGCAAGGCGCTATCAGCTTGTGTACTCAGCTTAGCGCAAGGCAATCTTTGCACCGTGACTAATATCGGTCGAGGCATCCAATCAAAAGCGTACGAAAAGCACCGCATTAAACGCTCAGACCGATTGCTCTCCAACCCGAATTTACACCGCGAAGCATTATCGATTTACGCTTATATCTGCCGACTCTTTGTGATTCAAACGCGTCCAATCATTAGCGTGGATTGGTCTGATTTAGATGCTCGTGGACAACACTTTCTAATTCGTGCCAGCATGGCTTTTGAGGGGCGATCCATTACGCTTTATGAAGAAGTGCATGACAAGCTCACAAAAGAAAAGCCTAAAACACATCGGCAATTTTTAAGTGTTTTAAAAGCACTGATTCCAAGTAAAGCAAAGCCCATCATTGTAACGGATGCTGGATATAAGACGCCTTGGTTAGATGAAGTTGTGAAACAGGGCTGGGATTATGTCGGACGAGTCAGAAGGCCGCGTAAGTACTATGATTACTCGCTTCAAGCTTGGCGCTGCATATCCACTTTGTTCTCTAGTGCTAATCAAAAGCCTAAGCATCTAGAGCTTAAACATCGTCAATCTAGCCCAATCACCAATCAGTTTGTCCTTTACAAGAGCTCACCGAAAGGGCGTCACTCTATCAATCAAAAAGGTAAAAGACGTGCTTCTTTATCTTCGCTTACCGCAGCCAGAGGGGCAAAAGAACCTTGGTTATTAGTGTCTTCTCTTCCTGTGAACCGTCTTTTTGCGAAGCGTTGCGTCAGAGCATATGAAACGAGAATGCAAATTGAAGAAGGTTTTCGCGATATGAAAAGCAGCCGATTCGGCCTGGGGTTTGAGTTGAACTTTACATCAAAGATAGAACGGTTGAGCAACTTAATCCTGCTTACAACTGTCACTGCGCTTCTGCTTGTTTTAATCGGTAAAGTCATAGAGCTGACAGGCTATGCAAAACGCTTTCAGGTGAACACTCTACGTAAGCGAAGAGTTCTGTCACACTTTTACCTTGGGAAACGAGCCATTATGACCCGTTTCCAGATACCAAAAAAGGAATGGCAGGACGGCATCAGGCAACTAGTCCAGCAGCTAAAACAAGGAGCCTATTCATGA
- a CDS encoding antitoxin Xre/MbcA/ParS toxin-binding domain-containing protein, giving the protein MQSKYLFSPKGFFDNKENAQKWLRAPCVELNNLSPIEAIKSEKGGGCFL; this is encoded by the coding sequence GTGCAGAGCAAATATTTGTTCTCGCCGAAAGGTTTTTTTGATAACAAGGAGAACGCTCAAAAATGGTTAAGAGCACCATGTGTGGAGCTCAATAATTTGAGTCCTATTGAAGCTATCAAGAGCGAGAAAGGGGGCGGCTGTTTTTTGTGA
- a CDS encoding helix-turn-helix transcriptional regulator, producing MNSVIRYINILELIPIEPKQGVTTKDILEKLEKKGTSLTLRTLQRDLVDLTKHYPITCNNRARPHRWRFSSDYQGSFAAMDVSSAVSTILVNEYLLGIMPAPLLAQLSPQLNRAKSFLQSYSDKTYTNWLEKVKIISDSKTLMPASIDSGVWTTVCDAIMSNKALDVSYDSHKKDGTQSFTLHPYGLMIRKSATFVLGSYNDYQDVRQYALQRFKSLKLSLTDFRPNSSFSIQNYIDSGEPSLKYSDQSIHLEALISKGLARRLKETKLSDSQLILKTSSDEWLFLRAVIPDDWDTYCWLRSQGSEIIVREPSSLKQDLLQEAATLIGLSERLQMLEVEMS from the coding sequence ATGAACTCCGTCATTAGATACATAAATATACTTGAACTAATACCGATCGAGCCAAAGCAGGGTGTTACAACAAAAGACATACTTGAAAAACTAGAAAAGAAAGGAACATCATTAACTCTACGTACATTACAGCGTGACCTAGTGGATCTTACTAAACATTATCCGATTACTTGCAATAACAGGGCTCGGCCTCACAGGTGGCGTTTTTCTTCAGATTATCAGGGTAGTTTTGCTGCTATGGATGTTTCTTCAGCGGTGAGCACCATTCTGGTAAACGAGTATCTCCTTGGAATAATGCCAGCTCCACTGCTGGCTCAACTATCTCCTCAGCTAAACCGAGCAAAAAGTTTTCTTCAATCCTATTCCGATAAAACTTATACCAACTGGCTGGAGAAAGTAAAAATCATTTCGGATAGTAAAACACTGATGCCTGCTTCGATTGATTCAGGTGTATGGACTACTGTGTGTGATGCAATTATGTCAAATAAAGCTTTGGATGTTTCTTATGATAGCCATAAAAAAGATGGTACGCAGTCGTTCACACTTCACCCCTATGGATTAATGATTCGAAAAAGCGCTACTTTCGTATTAGGGTCTTACAACGATTATCAGGACGTTAGGCAGTATGCTCTCCAACGTTTTAAATCCTTGAAGCTTTCGTTAACAGATTTTCGCCCAAATTCTAGCTTTTCTATTCAGAATTATATTGATAGTGGTGAGCCAAGCCTGAAGTATTCTGATCAATCAATTCATCTAGAAGCTCTTATTTCTAAAGGTTTAGCGAGAAGGCTTAAGGAAACAAAATTAAGTGACTCTCAACTGATTTTAAAAACATCAAGCGATGAATGGCTTTTTCTTAGGGCTGTTATCCCAGACGATTGGGATACTTACTGTTGGTTGCGTAGCCAAGGTTCTGAGATTATTGTGCGGGAGCCTTCTTCATTAAAGCAGGATCTGCTTCAAGAGGCGGCGACATTAATTGGGTTGTCTGAGCGTTTACAAATGTTAGAGGTGGAAATGAGTTAA
- a CDS encoding helix-turn-helix transcriptional regulator: protein MKLKEVINTTGLSRSSIYAYMSKGKFPKPIQLGPRAVGWIEEEVREWLQERLNARVY from the coding sequence ATGAAGTTAAAAGAAGTGATAAATACAACAGGTTTATCTAGATCAAGTATCTACGCCTATATGTCGAAAGGTAAGTTTCCAAAGCCCATACAGCTTGGGCCTAGAGCTGTTGGGTGGATTGAGGAAGAAGTGCGGGAGTGGTTACAGGAAAGACTGAATGCTAGAGTTTACTGA
- a CDS encoding type I restriction-modification system subunit M has translation MSNTDLPTPTNLAAFCWSIADLLRGDFKQSQYGRIILPFTLLRRLEGVLEESKDAVLAKYDEIQALNLPEEAQEKFLLRATQTPDNPNGLSFFNTSKMDLSKLGATGIKDNLESYIQGFSKDAREIFEHFKFAEFIAQLNDVDLLYKVVQKVKSTDLSPQSPSNPNGISNHDMGLVFEELIRRFAEGSNETAGEHFTPRDIVRLTTALVFMEDDDALTKPGIIRTIYDPTAGTGGFLSSGMEYLHELNPQGIMKAFGQELNPESYAICKADMLIKGQEVDNIKLGNTLSNDQLYSEYFDYMLSNPPFGVDWKKIESSIKDEHTLKGFDGRFGPGLPRVSDGSLLFLLHLISKLRDSKDGGGRIGIILNGSPLFTGGAGSGESEIRRYILEADLLETIIALPTDMFYNTGIATYVWILSNNKQAERKGKVQLINGVNLSSKMRKSLGSKRNEMSIDDIALITRTFGAFEVIDATDLQKPAEQKSNRGRQASNPKVEAPKTFAAKIFNTHEFGYRRITIERPLRESFQFSDERLEELRFANKPLEAPMKWIYETFGHSSEQPWSDDEDCEAPAAGNKGYGVLAENEVEIRVHLKANFSDVKEAKIKELLDRKMWLAQKVILLKAKKLQAHIGTQQHNDMNQFDAIVKAAAKAQGIKLDTKELKAITAAVSWKNPEAEKVIKKVHKSGSANPFYGLFKVELDGKTQVIEYKPDGDLRDNENVALDPTQTVNELNEAYFTKEVQPHVPDAWIDATKRDAIDGEIGIVGYEIPFNRHFYQYQPPRDLLEIDADLDKVSAEIMNLLQEVHS, from the coding sequence ATGAGCAACACAGATTTACCTACACCTACAAATTTAGCCGCTTTTTGCTGGTCGATTGCCGACTTACTTCGCGGAGATTTCAAACAAAGCCAATATGGCCGCATCATTCTACCGTTTACCCTGTTACGCCGTTTAGAAGGTGTGCTAGAAGAGTCTAAAGACGCGGTTCTGGCGAAATACGATGAAATTCAAGCGCTTAACCTACCAGAGGAAGCGCAAGAAAAGTTCCTATTACGTGCCACGCAAACACCCGACAACCCAAACGGTTTAAGCTTTTTTAACACCTCGAAAATGGATCTATCTAAGCTAGGTGCAACGGGTATCAAAGATAACCTTGAAAGTTATATTCAAGGCTTTTCCAAAGATGCCCGCGAGATATTCGAGCACTTCAAATTTGCTGAATTTATCGCACAACTCAACGATGTTGATTTGCTGTATAAAGTGGTTCAAAAAGTAAAAAGTACCGATCTAAGCCCACAGTCACCTTCTAACCCTAATGGGATTTCGAACCACGATATGGGCTTGGTGTTTGAAGAACTGATTCGCCGTTTTGCGGAAGGCTCAAACGAAACAGCAGGGGAGCACTTTACCCCGCGCGACATCGTTCGCCTGACCACAGCCTTAGTATTCATGGAAGATGACGATGCGCTGACTAAGCCTGGCATCATTCGTACCATTTACGACCCAACGGCAGGTACAGGCGGGTTCTTATCGTCGGGTATGGAATATCTGCACGAACTCAACCCACAAGGCATCATGAAAGCCTTTGGCCAAGAGTTAAACCCAGAGAGTTACGCCATCTGTAAAGCTGACATGCTGATCAAAGGCCAAGAGGTTGATAACATTAAGCTGGGTAACACCTTATCGAATGATCAACTCTATTCAGAATATTTTGATTACATGCTCTCCAATCCGCCGTTTGGCGTGGATTGGAAAAAAATCGAATCCAGCATTAAAGACGAACACACCCTGAAAGGCTTCGATGGTCGTTTTGGCCCAGGCTTACCACGGGTAAGTGATGGCTCATTATTATTTTTATTACACCTAATTAGTAAGTTGCGGGACAGTAAAGATGGCGGTGGTCGCATTGGTATTATTCTTAACGGTTCCCCCTTGTTTACTGGCGGCGCAGGTTCAGGCGAATCGGAAATCCGTCGCTACATTTTAGAAGCTGATCTACTCGAAACCATCATCGCGCTGCCGACTGACATGTTCTACAACACAGGTATTGCTACCTATGTTTGGATTCTTAGCAACAACAAGCAAGCCGAACGTAAAGGCAAGGTGCAGCTGATTAACGGCGTTAACCTAAGCAGTAAAATGCGTAAATCATTAGGTTCTAAACGTAATGAAATGAGCATCGACGATATCGCGTTAATCACCCGCACCTTTGGCGCGTTTGAAGTGATAGACGCAACTGACTTACAGAAACCTGCTGAACAAAAATCAAACCGTGGCCGCCAAGCAAGCAACCCAAAAGTCGAAGCCCCCAAAACCTTTGCCGCTAAAATATTCAATACCCATGAGTTTGGTTATCGCCGTATCACTATCGAACGGCCTTTGCGTGAAAGCTTTCAGTTCAGTGACGAGCGCTTAGAAGAACTACGTTTTGCTAATAAACCACTAGAAGCACCAATGAAGTGGATTTATGAAACCTTTGGTCACTCTTCAGAGCAGCCTTGGAGCGATGATGAAGATTGTGAAGCGCCTGCGGCGGGTAATAAAGGGTATGGCGTACTAGCAGAGAACGAAGTTGAAATACGCGTTCATCTAAAAGCCAACTTCAGTGATGTAAAAGAAGCCAAGATAAAAGAGTTGTTAGACAGAAAAATGTGGCTAGCACAAAAAGTCATTTTACTAAAAGCCAAAAAGCTGCAAGCCCATATTGGCACTCAGCAGCACAACGACATGAACCAATTCGACGCCATTGTAAAAGCCGCGGCGAAAGCACAAGGTATCAAACTAGACACTAAAGAACTCAAAGCCATTACCGCAGCGGTAAGCTGGAAAAACCCAGAAGCGGAAAAGGTTATCAAGAAGGTTCACAAGTCGGGTTCAGCCAATCCATTTTATGGACTATTCAAGGTCGAGCTGGATGGCAAGACTCAAGTTATTGAGTACAAGCCAGACGGTGACTTGCGCGATAACGAAAACGTAGCATTAGACCCAACTCAAACCGTGAATGAGCTAAACGAAGCCTACTTCACAAAAGAAGTACAACCACACGTGCCAGACGCTTGGATAGATGCAACTAAGCGTGATGCCATCGATGGTGAAATCGGCATAGTGGGTTATGAAATACCTTTTAACCGCCACTTTTATCAGTACCAGCCGCCAAGAGACTTGCTGGAGATTGATGCGGATTTGGATAAGGTTAGTGCCGAGATTATGAATCTACTTCAGGAGGTGCACTCCTGA
- a CDS encoding EAL and HDOD domain-containing protein, with translation MDNAFLNLFFENQENSPIFLSGFISRQPILNSKGNVVAYEIIYSESKSHTTSVINHDSIFTDSILLFGMLEFSSKKRAFFNIPKRFLNSEILIILPPDKVIIALTSETLNNTETKHHINNLVTKNFSFFSETSQLKVNKKIIEKINYIKIDFNSDIVKMSCDINFVKQLNPDCMIIIRNIKTYSDYELLSDFDVDLFQGPYFSTPQKIKLTEFKLSSNSINELLRVNLDEDFDFSKIAEIVKKDSSMTTRFLRLANSAGRKKISIRSIDHALIYLGQYEVKKVITLFILTESANNKPEELCKQALIRAKFCEAVINIYDPEKSFQAYLVGLLSVLDAIFDFPIERILPSLGLSEECNRAIINYEGILGIILKKAIQLSEERIEDNEAILNISESELNIMYLNALLNTDYIFNNY, from the coding sequence ATGGACAATGCTTTTCTAAATCTTTTTTTCGAGAACCAAGAAAATAGTCCTATTTTTTTAAGTGGTTTCATCTCTCGACAGCCGATTTTGAACTCAAAAGGTAATGTTGTTGCCTATGAAATAATTTACAGCGAATCAAAGAGTCATACTACTTCAGTCATTAATCATGATTCTATCTTCACAGATTCAATATTGTTGTTTGGTATGCTAGAATTTTCCAGTAAAAAACGCGCTTTTTTTAACATTCCAAAGCGTTTTTTAAACTCTGAAATACTTATTATTTTACCACCAGATAAAGTCATTATTGCATTGACATCAGAGACATTGAACAATACAGAAACAAAACATCATATTAACAATTTAGTTACCAAAAACTTTTCGTTTTTCTCAGAAACATCTCAATTAAAAGTCAATAAAAAAATTATAGAAAAAATTAACTATATAAAAATAGATTTTAATAGCGATATTGTTAAAATGTCTTGTGATATTAATTTCGTAAAACAGCTAAACCCTGACTGCATGATAATAATTCGAAATATAAAAACTTATTCCGACTATGAATTATTATCTGACTTTGATGTGGATTTATTTCAAGGTCCTTACTTTTCAACACCACAAAAAATTAAATTAACAGAATTCAAACTTTCGAGTAATTCGATAAATGAACTGCTTAGAGTTAATCTTGATGAAGATTTTGATTTTTCTAAAATTGCTGAAATTGTAAAAAAAGATTCATCGATGACAACTCGTTTTCTCCGTTTAGCTAACAGTGCTGGGCGAAAAAAAATCAGTATTCGTAGCATTGATCATGCATTAATTTACCTGGGCCAATATGAAGTAAAGAAAGTCATTACACTTTTTATTTTGACGGAATCCGCTAATAATAAGCCTGAAGAACTTTGCAAACAAGCTCTCATCCGTGCAAAATTTTGTGAAGCCGTTATCAATATTTATGACCCAGAAAAGTCATTTCAGGCTTACCTCGTTGGATTGTTGTCGGTATTAGATGCAATTTTCGATTTCCCAATAGAACGAATATTACCCTCTCTTGGTTTAAGCGAAGAATGCAATCGAGCTATTATAAACTATGAAGGAATTCTAGGAATAATACTAAAAAAAGCCATCCAATTAAGCGAAGAGAGAATTGAAGATAATGAGGCAATTCTTAATATTTCTGAAAGTGAATTAAACATAATGTATTTGAATGCATTATTAAATACAGATTATATTTTTAATAATTACTGA
- a CDS encoding EAL and HDOD domain-containing protein has protein sequence MFELCKKLGFDLFQGYFFQRPEIIKGRKINSTARSAIALVNTLQNQNVTIEEVTRLATNELKLSYQLLRILNSPVCDIKKTVVSIQEAVVFIGLNQLKKWALLITLCSSTKSPQPLLKVLLTRGRYCQLLAESKQSERGDSAFMVGLLSSIEVVFNLEKSIVLDEIALDKGLYDAIMNQSGELGTYLTQTLNFEAQNWRYLDALKVDERTTLNKAFLEAMVWTDVMISGVKLINTIVPNFVTLETAGVDLN, from the coding sequence ATGTTTGAACTTTGCAAGAAACTCGGATTTGACTTGTTTCAGGGTTACTTTTTTCAACGACCTGAAATTATAAAGGGGCGAAAAATCAATTCGACTGCAAGAAGCGCGATCGCGCTGGTTAACACACTACAGAATCAAAACGTAACCATTGAAGAAGTCACACGCCTAGCCACTAATGAACTCAAACTATCCTATCAACTACTCCGTATTCTTAATAGTCCCGTCTGTGATATCAAAAAAACTGTCGTATCAATACAAGAAGCTGTCGTGTTTATTGGATTAAACCAGCTAAAAAAATGGGCACTTTTGATTACATTGTGCTCCTCTACCAAATCGCCACAGCCATTGTTAAAAGTACTTTTGACACGAGGGCGTTACTGCCAACTACTGGCAGAAAGTAAACAATCAGAACGTGGAGACTCGGCCTTTATGGTGGGATTATTATCGAGCATAGAAGTCGTTTTTAATCTAGAAAAATCCATTGTACTGGATGAAATCGCCTTAGATAAAGGTTTGTACGATGCCATCATGAACCAGTCGGGAGAGTTAGGTACTTATCTTACACAAACACTTAACTTCGAAGCACAAAACTGGCGCTATCTCGACGCTTTGAAAGTGGATGAAAGAACCACGCTAAACAAGGCGTTCTTAGAGGCCATGGTTTGGACAGATGTCATGATTAGCGGAGTAAAATTAATAAATACAATAGTCCCTAACTTCGTTACTTTAGAGACTGCAGGAGTGGACTTGAATTAG
- a CDS encoding methyl-accepting chemotaxis protein, whose protein sequence is MKKNLPITDQEIVLPEGTTLVTSTDLKGVITYCNDEFINISGFERNELVGKSHNVVRHPDMPPQAFAIMWEHLKAGKPWMGLVKNRCKNGDYYWVNAYVTPVTVAGKVVGYESVRVSPKPEDVKRANNYYTRLNAAKTSMPKVPQGAFSSVLFLALLVSSFFVFKDNWLLLCLAVLVEVCTFVSYQHYSFKKTLLSIESLLFNSFKHPVAVATYTDDASTVGSIKVAILSELSHLNTVLCRIENSANELSRESKIGLSATNDTKFYMDKQSNETEQVAAAMNEMSTAIFEVSKHVQETADNAMSAREKVTKGVELSSLSKHSIVSLNKSVEEITNSIRELESQTTNIADAAGIIEQIAEQTNLLALNAAIEAARAGEHGRGFAVVADEVRQLAQRTQESTKKIYAIITNFRSSVSNSVEIASQCSSSAESGLVNVSETETMLNSFSNDMNLIVDMSVQMAASVEEQALVSDEVNRQIISISSLSTDCTEKSIQAGVAVQELDNVANQLKDLVMGFKR, encoded by the coding sequence ATGAAAAAAAATCTTCCGATTACGGATCAAGAAATTGTTCTACCAGAAGGAACGACTCTTGTTACCTCCACAGATTTAAAAGGTGTGATTACTTATTGTAACGACGAGTTTATTAATATAAGTGGTTTCGAGAGAAATGAGCTTGTTGGCAAGTCGCACAACGTTGTGAGACATCCAGACATGCCCCCACAAGCATTCGCCATTATGTGGGAACACCTTAAAGCAGGCAAGCCATGGATGGGGCTGGTAAAGAACAGGTGTAAGAATGGCGATTATTATTGGGTAAATGCTTATGTGACGCCCGTCACCGTTGCGGGGAAAGTTGTTGGGTATGAAAGTGTGCGTGTTTCACCGAAACCTGAAGACGTTAAAAGAGCAAATAATTACTACACACGTCTCAATGCGGCTAAGACGTCGATGCCAAAGGTTCCGCAAGGTGCTTTTAGTTCAGTGTTATTTTTAGCATTGTTGGTATCCAGCTTTTTTGTATTTAAAGATAATTGGTTATTATTATGTTTGGCTGTTCTTGTCGAGGTATGTACTTTTGTTAGTTATCAGCATTACTCATTCAAAAAAACCTTGTTGTCGATTGAGAGCTTGCTTTTTAACTCTTTTAAGCACCCTGTAGCAGTTGCTACCTACACAGATGACGCCTCTACTGTAGGAAGTATTAAAGTGGCTATTTTGAGTGAATTATCTCACTTGAATACTGTATTGTGCCGTATTGAAAACTCCGCCAATGAATTGAGCAGAGAGTCGAAAATAGGCCTGAGTGCTACGAATGATACTAAGTTTTATATGGACAAGCAGTCTAATGAAACCGAACAAGTCGCGGCGGCAATGAATGAAATGAGTACGGCTATTTTTGAAGTGTCTAAGCACGTTCAAGAAACAGCAGACAATGCGATGTCCGCAAGGGAAAAAGTGACTAAAGGTGTCGAGTTGTCCAGTCTTTCTAAACATTCAATTGTGTCTCTAAACAAAAGCGTAGAAGAAATCACTAACTCTATAAGAGAATTAGAATCTCAAACTACCAATATTGCTGATGCGGCTGGCATTATTGAACAAATAGCAGAACAGACAAATTTGTTGGCACTTAACGCCGCGATCGAAGCGGCTCGAGCTGGCGAACATGGACGTGGCTTTGCGGTCGTAGCGGATGAAGTTAGGCAGTTAGCGCAGCGTACACAAGAATCGACTAAGAAAATTTACGCCATCATTACGAATTTCAGAAGTTCTGTTTCTAATTCTGTCGAAATAGCGTCGCAATGTAGTTCTTCTGCAGAAAGTGGTTTGGTCAATGTGAGTGAAACAGAAACAATGCTTAATAGCTTTTCTAACGATATGAATTTAATAGTGGATATGTCTGTTCAAATGGCAGCGTCCGTTGAAGAACAGGCTCTAGTTTCTGATGAGGTTAACCGACAAATCATTAGTATTTCATCCTTGTCTACAGACTGTACTGAAAAATCGATTCAAGCTGGAGTAGCGGTTCAAGAACTAGATAACGTGGCGAATCAACTTAAAGATTTGGTCATGGGATTTAAGCGATAA
- a CDS encoding Fic family protein has protein sequence MPYSPPFELTHTMMRLVAEISQQVGEWTATNKDKLVPKLRKENRIRTIQASLAVEQNTLSLEQVTALVDGKTVLGSPKEIQEVHNAFAVYESMERWHETSGDDLLEVHAIMMKGLLTDAGQWRSGGAGIYRGDQLVHMAPPASQVPRLMIQLMDWLKKTDAHPLIASAAFHYEFEFIHPFSDGNGRIGRFWQTLVLKRWHPLLAFLPVETVIKARQEEYYQSLREADAKSDCSVFIEFLLSAINESLTEAIQSEEKVTVEVAVKVSVKTPDQILAALAISPELTLADVAKRIGKSLRTVERAASKLKEEGRLEYQGPKKNGVWVVRED, from the coding sequence ATGCCTTACTCGCCACCTTTTGAATTGACCCATACCATGATGCGTTTGGTCGCTGAAATCTCTCAGCAAGTCGGTGAGTGGACGGCAACGAATAAAGATAAGCTTGTTCCTAAGCTAAGAAAAGAAAACCGCATACGTACTATCCAGGCTTCTCTTGCAGTCGAACAGAATACTTTATCGTTAGAGCAGGTTACGGCTTTGGTTGATGGTAAGACGGTCCTTGGTTCACCAAAAGAGATTCAAGAAGTTCATAATGCCTTTGCTGTTTATGAATCGATGGAAAGATGGCATGAAACAAGCGGTGATGATTTGCTTGAAGTACACGCCATCATGATGAAAGGACTGTTAACAGACGCAGGGCAATGGCGAAGTGGTGGTGCAGGTATATATCGGGGAGATCAGTTAGTGCATATGGCACCACCAGCAAGCCAAGTGCCGCGACTTATGATTCAGTTAATGGATTGGTTGAAAAAGACGGATGCACATCCTCTTATCGCCTCTGCAGCATTTCACTATGAATTTGAATTTATTCACCCGTTTAGTGATGGGAATGGCCGCATAGGTCGTTTCTGGCAAACATTAGTATTAAAACGTTGGCATCCTTTACTTGCATTTTTGCCGGTAGAAACCGTCATCAAAGCGAGGCAAGAAGAATACTATCAATCGCTTCGAGAAGCGGACGCCAAGTCTGACTGCAGTGTCTTTATTGAGTTTTTGTTATCCGCTATTAACGAGTCACTTACGGAAGCAATCCAGTCAGAAGAAAAAGTGACGGTAGAAGTGGCGGTTAAAGTGTCGGTAAAAACCCCAGACCAAATTCTGGCTGCGTTAGCTATAAGTCCCGAGCTTACATTAGCTGATGTAGCAAAGAGAATAGGCAAATCATTGAGAACAGTGGAGCGGGCTGCGTCGAAGCTAAAGGAAGAAGGGCGCTTGGAGTACCAAGGTCCTAAGAAAAATGGTGTTTGGGTGGTTAGAGAAGATTAA